A stretch of the Parabacteroides timonensis genome encodes the following:
- a CDS encoding pyridoxine 5'-phosphate synthase: MTNLSVNINKVATIRNARGGNMPDILKVAQDCENFGAQGITVHPRPDERHIKYSDVYALKPLIRTEFNIEGYPCNNFIDLVLKVKPTQVTLVPDAPDAVTSNAGWDVKANFDLLSELVDTFTAQGIRTSIFVGTDLANIELAAKTGTDRIELYTEPYATNYPVNKEEAIAPFVAAAQLAKNLGMGVNAGHDLSLENLAWFSQNIPWLEEVSIGHALICDALYHGLQETISLYKACLQQ; this comes from the coding sequence ATGACAAATTTAAGTGTAAACATTAACAAGGTTGCAACCATCCGTAACGCACGCGGAGGTAACATGCCTGACATTTTAAAAGTAGCTCAAGATTGCGAAAATTTCGGTGCACAAGGAATTACAGTCCATCCACGTCCGGACGAACGACATATCAAATACAGTGACGTGTACGCGTTGAAACCTCTTATCAGGACAGAATTTAACATTGAGGGCTATCCCTGTAACAATTTTATAGACCTGGTATTAAAAGTAAAACCGACACAAGTGACACTGGTTCCGGATGCACCCGATGCCGTCACCTCCAATGCCGGTTGGGATGTAAAGGCTAACTTCGACCTGTTGAGTGAGCTGGTCGATACGTTCACTGCACAGGGAATCCGCACCTCTATCTTCGTTGGAACCGACCTGGCCAACATCGAACTGGCGGCAAAAACAGGTACCGACCGCATCGAACTGTACACAGAGCCTTATGCGACCAATTACCCGGTAAACAAGGAAGAAGCCATCGCTCCTTTCGTTGCTGCCGCACAACTGGCAAAGAATCTGGGAATGGGAGTCAATGCAGGCCACGACCTGAGCCTGGAAAACCTGGCGTGGTTCAGTCAGAACATACCCTGGCTGGAAGAGGTTTCCATCGGTCATGCCCTGATCTGCGACGCGTTGTATCACGGATTGCAGGAGACCATTTCATTATATAAAGCATGCTTGCAACAATAA
- a CDS encoding RNA polymerase sigma-70 factor produces MINTSKEDEYVKALSNGDSKAFELLFLRYQPKLVYFFAGFVHDDEIAQDLAQDLFFNLWNNRSKLSGIRSFQSYLYQMARNILYNYYDHSLVQKKYGTTQFLSPSVSDDLEEQLFASELQALVNIKVEQMPPQRKLIFRMSRIEGLSNEEIASRLNINKRTVENHLTTALADLRKMLKVALLLFFH; encoded by the coding sequence ATGATTAATACATCTAAGGAAGATGAGTATGTAAAGGCGTTAAGTAACGGTGACTCAAAAGCTTTTGAGTTATTGTTTTTGCGATATCAGCCTAAACTTGTTTATTTTTTTGCCGGTTTTGTACACGATGATGAGATCGCGCAAGACCTGGCACAGGATCTTTTTTTCAATCTTTGGAATAACAGAAGTAAACTTTCTGGTATACGGTCGTTCCAGTCTTATCTTTATCAGATGGCGCGTAATATATTGTATAATTATTATGACCATTCATTGGTGCAAAAGAAGTATGGGACAACGCAATTTCTGTCACCTTCGGTGTCCGATGACCTGGAAGAACAGTTATTCGCGAGTGAATTGCAGGCATTGGTCAATATTAAGGTGGAACAAATGCCACCTCAACGGAAGTTGATTTTTCGTATGAGCCGGATTGAAGGTCTAAGCAATGAAGAAATAGCAAGCCGGCTCAATATAAATAAGCGGACTGTGGAGAACCATTTGACTACAGCCCTGGCAGATTTGAGGAAAATGTTGAAGGTGGCCCTGTTACTCTTTTTTCATTAA
- a CDS encoding NAD kinase, whose amino-acid sequence MKVGIFGSEYQVEKQSQIKRLFEKLISQEAEIYVDVRFYNFLADGLNYEPPIAGLLTDDHFDLDVALSVGGDGTFLRTAARVNRQDIPILGINTGRLGFLADVGGNDIEDTLDELFKNYYKIEERTLLRLYTEGRVFRGYNYALNEIAILKRDTSSMITIHTSLNDEYLASYQADGLLIATPTGSTAYSMSVNGPIIIPQSKNLVLSPVAPHSLNVRPLIIPDNYTITLGVESRNKSFLVSLDGRSEVFPAGIQLTITKADYTTKVIKRYNHTFYQTLREKLMWGADARMK is encoded by the coding sequence ATGAAAGTAGGCATATTTGGCAGCGAGTATCAGGTCGAGAAACAAAGTCAGATAAAACGGCTGTTTGAAAAGCTGATATCGCAGGAGGCGGAGATCTATGTGGATGTCCGTTTTTATAATTTTCTAGCTGATGGCTTGAATTATGAACCTCCCATTGCAGGATTGCTGACGGACGATCATTTTGATCTCGATGTAGCTCTGAGCGTCGGTGGCGACGGTACGTTTCTGCGGACGGCGGCACGTGTGAACCGTCAGGATATCCCTATACTGGGTATTAATACCGGACGGCTGGGATTTCTTGCCGATGTGGGAGGTAATGATATAGAGGATACGCTGGACGAATTGTTCAAGAACTATTATAAGATAGAAGAACGCACGCTGTTGCGGCTTTATACGGAAGGGCGGGTATTTCGCGGTTACAATTATGCCTTGAATGAGATTGCGATCCTAAAGCGCGATACCTCTTCGATGATCACGATCCATACTTCCCTGAATGATGAATACCTGGCATCTTATCAGGCTGACGGTCTGTTGATCGCAACGCCGACAGGTTCGACTGCTTACTCTATGAGTGTGAACGGTCCGATCATCATTCCTCAAAGCAAAAATCTGGTACTGAGTCCTGTTGCGCCCCACTCCCTGAATGTGCGTCCGCTGATCATACCGGATAACTATACGATCACATTAGGGGTTGAAAGTCGTAACAAATCCTTTCTGGTTTCTTTGGATGGTCGTTCGGAAGTCTTTCCGGCAGGTATCCAGTTGACGATAACGAAAGCCGATTATACCACGAAAGTGATAAAAAGATATAATCATACCTTCTATCAGACACTTCGTGAGAAGCTGATGTGGGGAGCCGATGCAAGAATGAAGTAG
- a CDS encoding DMT family transporter — protein MNNNLKGFVYGIATSATFGLIPLFTLPLMAKGMQFDSILFYRFLFASIALVGIMAVKKESMRIDKKDIPVLILLGFFYTASAMFLFWGYNFMSAGIATTLHFTYPIFVTLLMLVFFREKTSWVTLLAICLAICGVARLSINEGEMKLSALGIFIVLLSAVGYALYITTVNKSRVHNMTGRKLTFYVFIVSTFLFAIKASTNEGIHPIPDAMSVVNLILLAIVPTVISNITLVLAVHNIGGTLTAVLGAMEPVTAVFVGVLVFGELFTFNLAIGILLIIIAVTMIILSKTIQKNLRNLRRVLLHYPKH, from the coding sequence ATGAACAACAATTTGAAAGGATTCGTATACGGCATTGCCACTTCGGCTACATTCGGTTTGATACCATTATTTACTTTGCCGCTGATGGCAAAGGGGATGCAGTTCGATTCGATCCTGTTCTACCGTTTCCTTTTTGCATCGATAGCCCTTGTCGGTATCATGGCGGTGAAAAAGGAATCCATGCGTATCGACAAAAAAGATATTCCCGTACTGATATTGCTCGGCTTCTTTTACACGGCATCCGCCATGTTCCTTTTCTGGGGATATAATTTCATGTCGGCAGGGATAGCCACGACATTGCATTTCACCTATCCTATATTCGTCACCCTCCTTATGCTTGTGTTTTTCCGCGAAAAGACATCGTGGGTCACGTTGCTGGCTATCTGCCTGGCTATCTGCGGAGTTGCCCGCCTGTCTATCAACGAGGGAGAAATGAAACTGAGTGCATTGGGTATCTTTATCGTACTGCTTTCGGCTGTCGGGTATGCTCTTTATATCACGACCGTCAATAAATCGAGAGTGCACAATATGACGGGTAGGAAACTGACGTTCTACGTATTCATTGTTAGCACCTTCCTGTTTGCCATCAAAGCAAGTACGAATGAGGGTATACACCCCATTCCCGATGCTATGTCGGTTGTCAACCTGATCCTGCTGGCTATCGTACCAACAGTGATATCCAACATTACGCTCGTACTGGCTGTGCACAATATCGGTGGCACACTCACTGCCGTATTGGGAGCCATGGAACCGGTCACAGCTGTGTTCGTCGGTGTATTGGTATTCGGCGAACTGTTCACATTCAATCTGGCTATCGGTATCCTGCTTATCATCATAGCAGTGACAATGATTATCCTATCCAAAACAATACAAAAAAACCTACGCAATTTACGCAGGGTTCTTTTGCATTATCCCAAACACTGA
- a CDS encoding ExbD/TolR family protein, translating to MALKRRTKVNEAFSMASMTDVIFLLLIFFMVTSTVVIPNAIKVTLPQAKKQTAAKPLTRVTIDANLNYYVAFGNQRETQVTFDEITPFLQDSYAKEPEMFVALYADETVPYKEIVKILNIANENKFKMVLATRAQK from the coding sequence ATGGCACTAAAACGAAGAACAAAAGTAAACGAAGCCTTCAGCATGGCCTCCATGACCGACGTCATATTCCTGCTGTTGATCTTCTTTATGGTCACCTCTACGGTAGTCATTCCGAATGCCATCAAGGTAACATTGCCGCAGGCGAAGAAGCAGACGGCAGCCAAACCGCTCACGCGGGTTACCATCGATGCCAACCTGAATTACTACGTAGCATTCGGTAACCAGCGGGAAACGCAGGTCACGTTCGACGAGATCACCCCGTTCCTGCAAGACAGTTACGCAAAAGAGCCCGAAATGTTCGTCGCCCTTTATGCAGACGAGACAGTTCCTTATAAAGAAATCGTAAAGATCCTGAACATAGCGAACGAAAACAAATTCAAGATGGTGCTTGCCACCCGTGCGCAGAAATAA
- a CDS encoding DJ-1 family glyoxalase III, translated as MKKAIVFLANGFEEMEALGTVDILRRGGIEVTTVSITDNPVVTGAHNVPVTADTTLGKADLAGADALVLPGGMPGAANLNDSEPVKEVLLQQYREGKIVAAICAAPMVLGGLGLLKGRNATCYPGFEPKLIGANTTGEAVEVSDNVITGKGPGLVINFGLALVAAIKSQAVAEEVAAGLLV; from the coding sequence ATGAAGAAAGCAATTGTATTTTTAGCCAACGGCTTCGAAGAAATGGAAGCCCTGGGCACAGTCGATATCCTGCGCCGCGGAGGTATCGAAGTGACAACTGTTTCCATCACAGACAATCCTGTTGTAACAGGAGCACATAATGTTCCGGTTACCGCTGATACAACGCTGGGAAAAGCAGACCTGGCCGGAGCCGATGCACTTGTACTGCCCGGCGGTATGCCCGGAGCAGCCAACCTGAATGATTCGGAGCCGGTAAAAGAAGTCCTGTTGCAGCAATACCGTGAAGGAAAGATCGTTGCCGCCATCTGTGCAGCTCCGATGGTACTGGGCGGATTGGGATTGCTGAAAGGCCGTAACGCTACCTGCTATCCGGGTTTCGAACCGAAGCTGATCGGAGCTAATACAACCGGTGAAGCTGTTGAAGTTTCCGACAATGTGATTACCGGCAAAGGTCCTGGACTGGTCATTAACTTCGGTCTTGCCCTGGTAGCTGCTATCAAAAGCCAGGCTGTAGCCGAAGAAGTTGCCGCCGGATTGTTGGTTTAA
- a CDS encoding FecR family protein: MHKKEIQDIIRLFVGKRFSKDTQLRFRYWFRLEEDREEKEDALREIWEESPSEISEQTWNKLSEIQDQITETRKITSRRTWIGRWTKYAAVAAVWLLTVLVTQHFSEQEVKIVSPKLTEFYVPYGDQQEIKLSDGSTVWVNAGSVLIYPSEFTAATRTVFLSGEACFNVAKNPDQPFIVSTQHLDVQALGTIFSVNAYPSAAETIATLEEGSIQVDTKSVKNPASVLKPNEQLVYSHLTHRVAINVVDAEQISAWKDGYLIFKNASFEELTTALERKYNVTINYNAEKYKGRTYYVKFNPDESIEDALLILKHLIEDFRYRITGKTISIN, from the coding sequence ATGCACAAAAAAGAAATACAGGATATAATCAGGCTATTTGTAGGAAAACGGTTTTCCAAGGATACCCAGTTACGTTTCCGTTACTGGTTTCGTCTGGAGGAGGATCGTGAAGAAAAGGAAGATGCTCTGCGGGAAATATGGGAGGAGAGCCCGTCTGAAATATCAGAACAGACATGGAATAAACTGTCGGAAATACAGGATCAGATTACTGAAACACGTAAAATAACATCGCGGAGAACATGGATAGGACGCTGGACGAAATATGCCGCAGTAGCTGCTGTCTGGTTATTGACAGTACTCGTAACTCAACATTTCTCAGAGCAAGAGGTGAAGATTGTATCTCCTAAATTGACGGAATTTTATGTACCCTATGGTGATCAACAAGAAATTAAATTGTCTGATGGCTCTACCGTTTGGGTAAACGCAGGGTCTGTTCTTATTTATCCTTCCGAATTTACCGCTGCTACACGTACGGTTTTCCTGAGTGGAGAGGCCTGTTTTAATGTGGCAAAAAATCCGGACCAGCCATTTATCGTAAGTACACAACATCTGGATGTTCAGGCTTTGGGTACTATCTTTAGTGTAAATGCTTATCCAAGTGCGGCAGAGACTATTGCGACATTGGAAGAGGGTAGTATACAGGTCGATACGAAATCGGTTAAGAATCCGGCTTCTGTATTAAAACCAAATGAACAATTAGTGTATTCCCATCTTACGCACCGGGTGGCGATCAACGTAGTGGACGCTGAGCAGATATCTGCCTGGAAAGATGGTTACTTGATATTCAAAAATGCAAGTTTTGAAGAGTTGACTACCGCTTTGGAACGTAAATATAATGTGACTATTAATTATAATGCAGAAAAATATAAAGGGCGCACCTATTATGTAAAGTTCAATCCGGATGAAAGTATAGAAGATGCACTTCTTATCCTAAAACATCTGATAGAAGATTTCAGATACCGGATAACAGGAAAAACAATCAGTATAAATTAA
- a CDS encoding energy transducer TonB family protein, whose product MKFNKDDIYSITGSVAFHLAIFLILLFTVLRTEIPEEDGGVLVNFGNVNSAAGTFEPKYTGQELPQETTTPPPPPTPPVETPKEEVITQDIEESVAIADAKKKEEQRKKEEERKRKEEEDRRKREEAEKKRLEEERRKKEQAISNRVAGAFGIGGAEGNSQGDAESGTGNQGSPFGNSDHGANEGVGGYGSFNLNGRSIGAGGLPRPAYTIQEEGKIVINITVDPKGNVIFTEIGRGTNIDNASMRKSALDAAKRAKFNSINGANNQSGTITYVYKLK is encoded by the coding sequence ATGAAATTCAACAAAGATGACATATACAGTATAACCGGTTCGGTCGCATTTCACCTGGCGATCTTCCTGATCCTGTTGTTCACGGTACTACGTACGGAAATTCCGGAAGAAGACGGGGGTGTCCTTGTCAACTTCGGGAATGTAAACTCCGCCGCCGGTACCTTCGAACCTAAATACACCGGACAGGAACTGCCCCAGGAGACGACCACTCCTCCACCGCCACCCACTCCGCCGGTAGAAACACCGAAAGAGGAAGTGATCACGCAGGACATCGAAGAGAGTGTTGCCATAGCAGATGCTAAAAAGAAAGAAGAGCAACGCAAGAAGGAAGAAGAGCGTAAACGGAAAGAGGAAGAGGATCGTCGCAAACGGGAAGAGGCCGAAAAGAAACGCCTGGAAGAAGAACGTCGCAAGAAAGAACAGGCCATCAGCAACCGTGTTGCCGGAGCATTTGGTATCGGCGGAGCTGAAGGAAACAGCCAGGGCGATGCAGAAAGCGGTACAGGTAACCAGGGAAGTCCGTTCGGTAACTCCGACCACGGAGCCAACGAAGGCGTAGGCGGATACGGTTCATTCAACCTGAACGGTCGTTCTATCGGAGCCGGAGGCTTGCCCCGCCCCGCTTACACGATCCAGGAAGAAGGAAAGATCGTGATCAACATTACAGTAGACCCGAAAGGGAATGTAATATTTACAGAAATAGGTAGAGGTACCAACATCGACAACGCTTCCATGCGTAAAAGTGCGTTGGATGCCGCCAAACGTGCTAAGTTCAATAGCATCAACGGGGCAAACAACCAGAGCGGTACGATAACCTACGTATATAAACTTAAATAA
- a CDS encoding CBS domain-containing protein, producing MLVKDFITKELPVLKSFDTGEYALALMDDFKLKHLPLLSEGIYRCLISEKDLMAMPDPAATIGEPVLFAPSVTENTHIHEALALIARYQLSLLPVVSPEGEYQGAITREKLIDILSELCNAETSGSVFVLEVMPQDYSLTDIARLIESNNAHVLNLLSYTDKDTGRLHLIIKIDLEDASPVIRSFERFNYTVLYYFMEKGMVDDLLQQRMNELLHYMNI from the coding sequence ATGTTGGTGAAAGATTTCATAACGAAGGAACTTCCCGTGTTAAAAAGTTTTGACACAGGGGAATACGCGTTGGCATTGATGGATGATTTTAAGTTAAAACATCTGCCTTTGTTGAGCGAGGGGATATACCGTTGCCTGATCTCGGAAAAGGATCTGATGGCTATGCCTGATCCTGCGGCAACGATTGGCGAGCCGGTTCTGTTTGCTCCCAGTGTGACGGAGAATACGCATATCCATGAGGCGCTTGCGCTGATCGCTCGCTACCAGTTGAGCCTGTTACCGGTGGTCAGTCCGGAAGGGGAGTATCAGGGGGCGATTACAAGAGAGAAACTGATCGATATTCTTTCGGAATTATGTAATGCCGAAACTTCGGGCAGTGTGTTTGTTCTGGAGGTGATGCCGCAGGATTATTCACTGACGGATATTGCCCGTTTGATCGAATCGAATAATGCGCATGTATTGAATCTGCTTTCGTACACGGATAAAGATACCGGAAGGTTACATCTTATTATTAAGATCGACCTGGAGGATGCTTCGCCGGTGATCCGTAGTTTCGAGCGTTTCAATTATACCGTCCTCTATTATTTCATGGAAAAAGGGATGGTGGATGATCTGTTGCAGCAGCGGATGAACGAGTTGTTGCATTATATGAATATTTAA
- a CDS encoding MotA/TolQ/ExbB proton channel family protein, which produces MSILLSLQAVGAQTAEQMPDLTAVTVPTEAEINVIDLAFKGGWIMVVLLLLSLMAGYIFIQRLLVIRRAGKEDQNFMNRIKDYIHEGKVDSALNLCRSTNTPSARMIEKGITRLGRPMNDVLVAIENVGNLEIAKLEKGFPLIATTAAGAPMLGFLGTVTGMVRAFFDMANAGTNVDVSLLSGGIYEALVTTVGGLVVGIITLFAYNYLVSQVDNVVNKMEARTMEFMDLLNEPAN; this is translated from the coding sequence ATGAGTATTTTACTTTCCCTACAGGCAGTAGGGGCACAGACAGCAGAGCAGATGCCGGATCTGACGGCAGTAACAGTCCCCACTGAAGCAGAGATCAATGTAATAGACCTTGCATTCAAAGGAGGGTGGATCATGGTTGTACTATTGCTGTTATCACTAATGGCAGGCTACATCTTCATCCAGCGTTTATTAGTTATCCGCCGTGCGGGTAAAGAAGATCAGAATTTCATGAACCGTATCAAAGACTATATCCACGAAGGGAAAGTGGACTCGGCACTGAACCTGTGCCGTAGCACCAACACCCCTTCCGCCCGTATGATCGAAAAGGGTATCACCCGTCTGGGACGCCCGATGAACGATGTACTCGTTGCCATCGAAAACGTGGGTAACCTGGAAATTGCGAAACTCGAAAAAGGCTTCCCGCTGATCGCTACAACAGCAGCCGGAGCTCCTATGTTGGGTTTCCTCGGAACGGTAACCGGTATGGTACGCGCCTTCTTCGATATGGCGAATGCCGGAACGAACGTTGACGTATCCTTATTGTCCGGAGGTATTTACGAAGCACTTGTAACCACCGTCGGCGGTCTGGTAGTCGGTATCATCACCCTGTTTGCTTACAACTACCTGGTTTCACAGGTCGACAACGTGGTGAACAAGATGGAAGCCCGCACCATGGAATTTATGGATTTATTGAACGAACCGGCTAATTAA
- a CDS encoding SusC/RagA family TonB-linked outer membrane protein, with protein sequence MRITFLIQSEKTKFFSCILITFLFLAFAPLTKAQNQKVHITGTGLSLRSAFEQIEKQTKMSVDYDAKILDTSRPAPQVSEETTVNDLMKTLLANSGCSFTIQGSHILISRQSATGSKYKITGLITDERGDPVIGASVLEKGTTNGTITDLNGKFMLEVSSGSSLSVSFIGYKSLTVNVEGRKEINITLKEDMEQLDEVVVVGYGTQKKSSLTASVATVPAQELNKQVGHSVASALQGRTPGVEVLQKGGEAGADIKIIVRGAGTFGATEPLYVIDGAFSNNGLNSLNPSDIESMEILKDGSAAAIYGSRAANGVVLITTKHGQKGKAKVEISANYSLQTPSKYLDFLDANEHREYTKQLVANSSNQTQAPENINPTNPGINTDWQDAYLRNAPMYNLNASISGGGEYSTFNTSIGYFDQQGIMEFSGFKKYNARVNGTFKKGRLTVSETLSTAFTNKEPQVRMVMGIPTVPMTDAEGRYVSAGREFYVNESKVTNPFASYSNMVRRNKTVNVTGSLNIGLNLFKGLDYKLVLGGDYISTNNNSRSIAFDSNWDANGDADPDYSRTLNSLSENRGQRFNYTIDNILTYKNTFAGHTIDAMVGTSWMREYYRMMGIGSGSTDLGGPSITIYNGKGDITSEEYNSALLSFFARLNYDYKDRYLISASIRSDKSSKFAKGNRVGYFPSVSIGWNIHEEDFFTVGWISRMKIRASYGELGANFIDPYSFLSTAYGPIPSVFGESQTGQESVMNGYVTKFAQENLTWEKSISKNIALEMAFLNNKVSFTAEYFWKDNNDLLAPLLPLASSGQTIMTNGGDLPVFNSASVENKGFEFTMGYRNDWKDWSLGVTANISALKNNVKSLGEGVQPIKAEVMMSGSFNDRPTITKPGLPIGTFWGYVIEGFDNDGNFIFQDNNGSVDGVLTGKPDGKIDENDKMAIGNPHPDFTYGLNINVGYKNWDLTAFFQGTQGNDVFALMKYDWYFGGANSAILKDAFYNSWTPQNINAEAPKLNSKNSSGINSLPSTFYVEDGSYFRCKNLQIGYSFDKKLLQKCHIDVLRIYAGVQNLFTITKYPLYDPEVSSNALFDRGVDGFWQAQESPHEATMNSRVYNIGFNLTF encoded by the coding sequence ATGAGAATTACCTTTCTAATACAATCGGAAAAGACAAAATTCTTTTCATGTATATTAATTACATTCCTGTTCCTGGCTTTTGCTCCGTTGACAAAAGCACAGAATCAAAAGGTTCATATTACCGGAACCGGTCTTTCACTTCGTTCTGCGTTTGAACAGATAGAGAAGCAAACAAAGATGTCTGTCGACTATGATGCGAAAATACTCGATACTTCGCGTCCGGCTCCTCAGGTTTCGGAGGAAACGACAGTCAATGATTTGATGAAGACACTGTTGGCAAATTCCGGCTGTTCTTTTACTATACAAGGATCACATATCCTTATTTCCAGACAGTCGGCTACCGGAAGTAAATACAAAATAACCGGATTGATAACCGATGAAAGGGGAGATCCTGTGATTGGGGCTTCTGTCCTGGAAAAAGGAACCACTAATGGAACAATAACGGACCTGAACGGTAAATTTATGCTGGAAGTGTCTTCCGGTTCATCCCTGTCGGTCAGTTTTATTGGCTATAAATCTCTGACCGTAAACGTAGAGGGAAGAAAAGAGATCAATATAACCCTTAAAGAGGATATGGAACAGCTGGATGAAGTCGTGGTTGTAGGTTATGGTACACAAAAGAAATCCAGCTTAACGGCTTCCGTTGCTACTGTGCCTGCTCAGGAATTGAATAAGCAGGTCGGGCATTCTGTCGCATCCGCATTACAGGGACGTACCCCTGGTGTCGAAGTATTGCAAAAAGGAGGAGAAGCTGGTGCGGATATTAAAATAATTGTGCGCGGAGCCGGTACATTCGGTGCAACAGAGCCTCTGTATGTAATCGACGGCGCATTCTCCAACAATGGGCTGAACTCATTGAACCCCTCGGATATCGAGTCGATGGAGATATTGAAGGATGGTTCTGCTGCTGCTATTTATGGTTCGCGTGCGGCGAATGGAGTGGTCCTGATTACTACCAAACATGGTCAGAAAGGCAAAGCAAAAGTGGAGATTTCGGCAAATTATTCTTTGCAGACACCCTCCAAGTATCTTGATTTCCTGGATGCAAATGAACACCGAGAATATACCAAGCAGTTGGTGGCTAACTCCAGCAACCAGACGCAGGCTCCGGAAAATATAAATCCGACCAATCCGGGTATCAATACGGACTGGCAGGATGCTTATTTGAGGAATGCGCCTATGTATAATCTGAATGCCTCTATCTCCGGAGGTGGCGAGTATTCTACATTCAATACCAGTATTGGTTATTTTGACCAGCAAGGTATTATGGAGTTCTCCGGTTTTAAGAAGTATAATGCGCGGGTAAATGGAACTTTTAAGAAAGGGCGCCTGACTGTCAGTGAAACACTTTCAACCGCTTTCACCAATAAAGAACCACAGGTCAGAATGGTTATGGGTATTCCGACCGTACCTATGACAGATGCGGAAGGAAGATATGTATCGGCAGGCAGAGAGTTTTATGTGAACGAAAGCAAAGTGACTAATCCTTTTGCATCCTATTCCAACATGGTCAGGAGAAATAAGACGGTCAATGTGACAGGTAGCTTGAATATCGGATTGAACCTCTTTAAAGGCTTGGATTATAAATTAGTACTGGGTGGCGATTATATCTCTACAAATAATAATTCACGCTCCATCGCATTCGATTCTAATTGGGATGCAAATGGCGATGCCGATCCTGATTACAGCAGAACTCTCAACTCCCTCTCGGAAAATCGGGGACAGCGTTTTAACTATACTATCGATAATATATTGACCTACAAAAATACATTTGCAGGACATACAATCGATGCTATGGTCGGAACCAGCTGGATGAGGGAATATTATAGAATGATGGGAATCGGTTCGGGGTCTACGGATCTGGGTGGTCCCAGTATTACCATTTACAACGGGAAAGGGGATATTACGAGTGAAGAATACAACTCGGCTCTTCTCTCTTTCTTTGCCCGGTTGAATTATGATTACAAAGATCGGTATCTTATTTCTGCTAGTATCCGTAGCGATAAATCTTCAAAATTTGCCAAAGGAAACAGGGTCGGATATTTTCCGTCAGTATCAATCGGTTGGAATATTCATGAAGAAGATTTCTTTACTGTCGGTTGGATCAGTAGAATGAAGATAAGAGCTAGTTACGGAGAATTGGGAGCTAACTTTATCGATCCTTATTCGTTTCTTTCTACGGCTTATGGTCCTATCCCCTCTGTGTTTGGTGAAAGCCAGACTGGTCAGGAGAGTGTGATGAATGGTTATGTTACTAAATTCGCTCAGGAGAATTTAACATGGGAGAAGTCTATATCGAAAAATATCGCACTGGAGATGGCTTTCCTGAACAATAAAGTCTCATTTACAGCCGAATATTTCTGGAAAGATAACAATGACCTGCTTGCTCCGCTACTTCCGTTGGCATCATCCGGACAGACCATTATGACTAATGGTGGTGATTTACCCGTATTTAACTCGGCTTCTGTAGAAAATAAGGGGTTTGAATTTACTATGGGTTACCGTAACGACTGGAAAGATTGGAGCTTGGGAGTAACGGCCAATATTTCAGCACTTAAGAATAACGTAAAAAGTTTGGGAGAAGGTGTACAACCTATTAAGGCAGAGGTAATGATGAGCGGTTCATTCAACGATCGCCCGACGATTACAAAGCCGGGACTTCCTATCGGTACATTCTGGGGATATGTAATCGAAGGATTCGATAATGACGGAAACTTTATTTTCCAGGATAATAATGGTAGCGTGGACGGGGTACTTACAGGAAAGCCCGACGGGAAAATCGATGAAAATGATAAAATGGCTATTGGTAATCCTCATCCGGACTTTACTTATGGTTTGAATATCAATGTCGGCTATAAGAATTGGGATTTAACTGCTTTCTTCCAAGGCACGCAGGGAAATGATGTTTTTGCTTTGATGAAGTATGACTGGTATTTTGGTGGTGCCAATAGTGCTATTCTGAAAGATGCCTTTTATAACTCATGGACTCCTCAGAATATTAATGCGGAAGCACCTAAGCTGAATAGTAAGAATAGTTCGGGAATCAATTCGTTGCCAAGTACATTTTATGTGGAAGACGGTTCATATTTCAGGTGTAAGAATCTACAGATAGGGTACTCTTTCGACAAGAAATTATTACAGAAATGTCATATCGATGTTCTCAGGATATATGCAGGAGTACAAAATCTATTCACTATCACAAAATACCCGCTGTATGATCCGGAAGTAAGTTCTAACGCTTTATTCGATAGGGGAGTGGATGGTTTCTGGCAGGCTCAGGAGAGTCCTCATGAAGCGACGATGAACTCCAGGGTATATAATATCGGTTTTAATTTAACTTTCTAA